From one Halococcus agarilyticus genomic stretch:
- a CDS encoding DUF5786 family protein, with protein sequence MGAYDAAEHQRREEKTSEVGANAADDDERTQYEGDVEYDVGDADADELLAQFREIKSR encoded by the coding sequence ATGGGTGCCTATGACGCGGCAGAGCATCAACGCCGCGAGGAGAAGACGAGCGAAGTGGGCGCGAACGCCGCCGACGACGACGAGCGGACCCAGTACGAAGGCGACGTCGAGTACGACGTCGGCGACGCGGATGCGGACGAGCTGCTCGCGCAGTTCCGCGAGATCAAGTCGCGGTAG
- a CDS encoding DUF5789 family protein yields the protein MQCMIEVEDRLDAHSYPATTDELIDAYGGIELALPNGTETFGDALGRIGSDTVESSEAARLMAYSAVGDAAIGRKGYSDRDPTAPGETGHDQVSL from the coding sequence ATGCAGTGCATGATCGAAGTGGAAGACCGGCTCGACGCCCACAGCTATCCCGCGACGACCGACGAACTGATCGACGCCTACGGCGGTATCGAACTCGCACTCCCGAACGGGACCGAGACGTTCGGCGACGCGCTGGGGCGGATCGGTTCCGACACCGTCGAATCGTCGGAAGCCGCGCGGCTTATGGCCTACAGCGCGGTCGGCGACGCGGCGATCGGGCGGAAGGGGTACTCCGACCGCGATCCGACCGCGCCCGGCGAGACCGGCCACGACCAAGTGTCGCTCTAA
- a CDS encoding DUF6757 family protein, producing MQCHYCETEAAVAVEKNALKVGLCRTHLRERLQELADDDALAGIEDELDIDRS from the coding sequence ATGCAGTGTCACTACTGCGAGACCGAAGCCGCCGTCGCCGTCGAGAAGAACGCTCTGAAGGTCGGTCTCTGCCGAACACACCTCCGCGAGCGCCTCCAGGAGCTCGCCGACGACGACGCGCTCGCCGGGATCGAGGACGAACTCGACATCGATC
- a CDS encoding NAD(P)H-binding protein has product MRVLVTGATGFVGSRLVPALIEAGHDVRVLTRDADGYDGPAGEVCEGDILDAGTFEHALEGIDAAYYLIHSMESGTDFAARDRRAAHNFQRAASEAGIDRVLYLGGLGETRQGLSEHLMSRREVETILAEGAYDLTTLRAAIIVGEGSSSFAMVEQLVHRLPVMITPKWVRTECQPIAIADVIAYLVGCLDVPETAGDTFEIGGPEVLTYRELLEHTAAIADRSLFVLPVPVLSPKLSAYWVDLVTDIPKAVAHPLILGLKNTVVVDDTRIEELVPIERTDFTTAVERALGRQAEPAATERAERARVEPER; this is encoded by the coding sequence ATGCGCGTGCTGGTGACCGGCGCGACGGGGTTCGTCGGCAGCCGTCTCGTCCCGGCGCTGATCGAGGCGGGCCACGACGTCAGGGTGCTCACCCGCGACGCCGACGGGTACGACGGGCCGGCCGGCGAGGTCTGCGAGGGCGACATCCTCGACGCCGGCACGTTCGAACACGCTCTGGAGGGGATCGACGCCGCGTACTACCTCATCCACTCGATGGAGTCCGGCACGGACTTCGCGGCGCGGGACCGCCGGGCGGCCCACAACTTCCAGCGCGCGGCGAGCGAGGCGGGGATCGACCGCGTGCTCTATCTCGGCGGACTGGGCGAGACCCGCCAGGGCCTCTCCGAGCACCTGATGTCCCGGCGCGAGGTCGAGACAATCCTCGCCGAGGGAGCGTACGATCTCACCACGCTCCGGGCTGCGATCATCGTGGGCGAGGGCTCGTCGAGCTTTGCGATGGTCGAACAGCTCGTTCACCGACTCCCCGTCATGATCACCCCGAAGTGGGTCCGCACCGAGTGCCAGCCCATCGCGATCGCGGACGTGATCGCGTACCTCGTTGGCTGTCTCGACGTGCCCGAAACCGCGGGCGACACCTTCGAGATCGGTGGTCCCGAGGTGCTGACCTACCGGGAACTCCTCGAACACACCGCCGCGATCGCGGATCGCTCGCTGTTCGTCCTCCCCGTGCCGGTGCTCTCGCCGAAGCTCTCGGCGTACTGGGTCGATCTCGTCACCGACATCCCGAAGGCGGTCGCGCATCCGCTGATCCTCGGGCTCAAAAACACCGTCGTGGTCGACGACACGCGGATCGAGGAGCTGGTGCCGATCGAGCGCACCGACTTCACGACCGCTGTCGAGCGGGCGCTCGGCCGGCAGGCAGAACCCGCGGCGACCGAACGCGCCGAGCGGGCACGGGTCGAACCCGAGCGATGA
- a CDS encoding PHP domain-containing protein, producing the protein MPPVADLHVHTTNSDGTMSLHEVPHAARAAGVEIVAITDHERLHDDLDTPSDDLDGVPVIHGIELRVETDAGQVDLLGYGVEPTPELAREIDRLQTDRVERGHAIVDCAEDRLDTELPLEPAAGIGRPDIARAIADATEYDYQGAFEEVIGRGCPCFVARNLPDFERGASLLAETCGLVSLAHPLRYGDPTAALELTGSAYVDGVERHYEYGRSVDVSPVERAIDRHDLVPTGGSDAHDDVLGRAGLDREGFDRVAERLP; encoded by the coding sequence ATGCCGCCCGTCGCCGACCTCCACGTCCACACGACGAACTCCGACGGGACGATGAGTCTCCACGAGGTCCCCCACGCGGCCCGCGCGGCCGGCGTCGAGATCGTCGCCATCACCGATCACGAGCGCCTCCACGACGATCTCGACACCCCGTCCGACGACCTCGATGGCGTGCCCGTGATCCACGGGATCGAGCTCCGGGTCGAGACCGACGCGGGCCAGGTCGATCTACTGGGATACGGCGTCGAGCCGACGCCCGAACTCGCCCGGGAGATCGACCGACTCCAGACCGACCGGGTCGAACGCGGCCACGCGATCGTCGACTGCGCCGAGGACCGTCTCGATACTGAGCTCCCGCTCGAACCCGCCGCGGGGATCGGCCGGCCCGACATCGCGCGCGCGATCGCCGACGCTACCGAATACGACTATCAGGGAGCCTTCGAGGAGGTGATCGGCCGGGGCTGTCCGTGTTTCGTCGCCCGGAACCTCCCCGACTTCGAGCGCGGGGCCAGCCTCCTTGCCGAGACCTGTGGCCTCGTCTCGCTCGCCCATCCGCTCCGCTACGGCGACCCCACAGCCGCGCTCGAACTCACGGGCTCGGCGTACGTCGACGGCGTCGAACGCCACTACGAGTACGGCCGGTCGGTCGACGTCTCACCTGTTGAGCGTGCGATCGACCGCCACGATCTCGTTCCGACTGGCGGGAGCGACGCCCACGACGACGTGCTCGGGCGTGCGGGGCTCGACCGTGAGGGGTTCGATCGCGTCGCGGAACGTCTCCCCTAA
- a CDS encoding DUF7530 family protein, with translation MSRPPDFGETWTYESIIGALPGITISTTFALAIQLGVFEAGVIVLAWYYDLWNVALAGSAAVFVAGIGSIEMVRVARRIRTVELPDAYRRLVFGSNMDVLLAVLAFCAMLTYLFVPNPATGRAPFLDRLLGPDPPVLVVYFLLLVLWDVCYRIGTGWWATVTALWRSYRYRFDADTARTFFWADVETIAFGVIQLLLVPFVTEYPVLLAVLLAHVSAVLVVTSASLWLLYAKRGSVKDATAT, from the coding sequence ATGAGCCGGCCCCCCGACTTCGGCGAGACGTGGACCTACGAGAGCATCATCGGCGCGCTGCCCGGCATCACGATATCGACCACGTTCGCGCTCGCGATCCAGCTCGGCGTGTTCGAGGCGGGCGTGATCGTGCTCGCGTGGTACTACGACCTCTGGAACGTCGCACTCGCGGGCAGCGCCGCGGTGTTCGTCGCCGGCATCGGCTCCATCGAGATGGTGCGGGTCGCGCGGCGCATTCGTACTGTGGAACTCCCCGACGCCTACCGCCGCCTGGTGTTCGGCTCGAACATGGACGTCCTGCTCGCGGTGCTCGCGTTCTGTGCGATGTTGACCTACCTGTTCGTGCCGAACCCCGCGACCGGCCGCGCCCCGTTTCTCGACCGACTTCTGGGTCCCGATCCGCCCGTGCTCGTGGTCTACTTCCTCCTCCTCGTGCTCTGGGACGTCTGTTATCGGATCGGGACGGGCTGGTGGGCGACCGTCACGGCGCTCTGGCGCTCGTATCGCTATCGGTTCGACGCCGACACCGCGCGCACGTTCTTCTGGGCCGACGTCGAGACGATCGCGTTCGGCGTCATCCAGCTCCTCCTCGTCCCGTTCGTCACTGAGTATCCCGTGCTCCTCGCGGTGCTCCTCGCACACGTCTCGGCGGTGCTCGTGGTCACGAGCGCGTCGCTCTGGTTGCTGTACGCGAAACGGGGATCGGTGAAGGACGCTACCGCGACTTGA
- a CDS encoding DUF5784 family protein, whose translation MAGPLRFRRSHEEWDASRVRRDLHTPLDRTFGATLSSAWYKPPRGHRARRLEMDNGDRALFVWGEDAYWLGNTRTPESLWRTEKYTFEEVPYSIARWAQRELLAELEMTDPWLAAYEHVAWFFLPILFSKDGRASSRAFFADHAAGFPDANADDALGFYERLLSTGVFDDHRYTMAAKLGTSEHVDRTRMSATMGEFNAAKLLTDAGYAPTPEIELDSGYALDFRVTTDRGPVLVEVTRPGRPAGRSAGTPAAAIRQTGAAKTDDQLAAHPDAVLFVDCSSFHGDEWVALMGERPGVAHRPAVVFRARPDGSVAGYEKGSVPLELDAALGE comes from the coding sequence ATGGCTGGTCCCCTCCGATTCCGGCGGTCGCACGAGGAGTGGGACGCTTCCCGCGTGCGGCGCGACCTCCACACGCCGCTCGACCGAACCTTCGGCGCGACGCTCTCCTCGGCGTGGTACAAGCCCCCTCGCGGCCACCGTGCTCGCCGCCTCGAAATGGACAACGGCGACCGCGCACTGTTCGTCTGGGGCGAGGACGCCTACTGGCTCGGCAACACCCGAACACCAGAGTCGCTCTGGCGCACGGAGAAGTACACCTTCGAGGAGGTGCCCTACTCCATCGCACGGTGGGCCCAGCGCGAACTCCTCGCCGAGCTCGAAATGACGGATCCGTGGCTCGCGGCGTACGAACACGTCGCGTGGTTCTTCCTGCCGATCCTCTTCTCGAAAGACGGCCGGGCGAGTTCGCGAGCCTTCTTCGCCGACCACGCCGCGGGGTTTCCGGATGCCAACGCCGACGACGCGCTCGGATTCTACGAGCGACTCCTCTCGACTGGCGTGTTCGACGATCACCGCTACACCATGGCGGCGAAGCTCGGCACCAGCGAGCACGTCGATCGGACGAGAATGAGCGCGACGATGGGCGAGTTCAACGCCGCAAAGCTCCTCACCGACGCCGGCTACGCTCCTACTCCGGAGATCGAACTCGACTCGGGCTACGCGCTGGACTTCCGTGTGACGACCGATCGCGGCCCCGTTCTGGTCGAGGTCACGCGCCCCGGACGGCCCGCCGGGCGATCCGCGGGCACGCCGGCGGCCGCGATCCGCCAGACCGGCGCGGCGAAGACGGACGACCAGCTCGCCGCCCATCCCGACGCCGTGCTGTTCGTCGACTGCTCGTCGTTTCACGGCGACGAGTGGGTCGCGCTCATGGGCGAACGCCCCGGTGTGGCTCACCGGCCGGCGGTCGTCTTCCGCGCGCGGCCCGACGGCTCGGTCGCGGGCTACGAGAAGGGATCGGTGCCGCTCGAACTCGACGCCGCTCTCGGCGAGTAG